GCATCTTCCAGCAGTACAGAGAATATCTCCGGAATTCACtgcgttttttttctttctctttttctttcttcttctttctgtgacaGTCACAAGTCTTTGATCcactcctcctccgcctcctcctcctcctcctcctcctcctcctcctctcactcttctCACCTTCTTTCAAATTCCTCACTGCATCTTGCCGTTGAGAGCGGCGATAGAAGGCAGACGTACAGAATGCAATTTCTTTAACGTCAAACTCTTTGAATATCACCCATTGTTTCAACAAAGTGTGTTGACCAGAGGATTATAATAAACTTATTTGTCAaataacaatgaataaataacaatggCTAAACATTGAAGTTCACGGGCCACATGTGTTCACATCCATTTGTATCGATCAGTGACATTTAAAGCTCAAACTGTTACTTTTGCACACCCTTAAGTTCTATTTCTGATCTATTTCTTTCATCTTCTAAAGTTTTATGATTAATTcgtgaaaataaatcagtttacaAGACAAGAATTGTTACACGGATCTATCCATTGAGCTCCCCGTCTCAGGTGACATTGGACAATGGGCAGGTCACACCGTGGACAGGTGGACCAGGGCTAACATCCAGAGACGGACATCCATttacgctcacattcacacaggaatGTTTGGTTcaaacagtccaaacacatgcagattggggtaaGGTTGTGGATGTGAGTTTGAatggttgtgtgtctttgtatgttgaccctgtgatacactggcgcCCTATCTAGAGTGTATACCTtgcctctcgcccagtgtcagctgggattgggtACAGCTCCCCCACCCGCAACCACTAAAGCATAATTGGAATGATGTTTAGTGGCGCtagaaagtaaaacataatcttttattttatattcactaCATCTCTATATATAATAAGATTCTATATAAATCAAATGAGGGATATTTTTTCAAGATAAAGCTTCACCTAATGTGTTGATACTTCGGCTCGTACCAGTGATGCCTCTGAAATGAACACTTTTCAGGCTTTCAGTTTGTCAGAGTCAAAGTCGTTATCTTACAACTCCAGACCACATGTCTGTGATGGATAAACACGTCGGGCTGGAGGCGTCTATCACTCTTGTCAGTTTGTGGAGGAGTGAAACCTCTGACCCTCTGCTGCTTTGACACATTCTCTCCTTGCATCAGCTTGCAGTCATCATAATGAGCGGTGAAAATACACTAACAGTTTAACCGGGAAACCCCCTTCAAGGCGAGAAACCACTGCCTTTGACCATCAGCGGTGTTGGGCAAGATAAAGACTCCGGGGATCAGATTGTACTGTAGTGATCCGCCAGAAGGAAAACAAGGATGGGAGTTCGATTGCTCATTAGCCTTTTTCCAAACTGATTATATATGGAGTCCATACTGGGAACTCCCATAGGAAGAGCAGTGTTTTTAACTCAGTGCTGCATGTTCCTGCActccctgttttgttttatccaCAGGAGATGCATGAATTTTGGACAGGTTAGTATCACAAGAAATTTGTTGCTAAAGCCCCTTTTGCACTGATCAAAACATCCACTACAaaccactaacatctggcttttgtctgcaatgggaatggaatCCAGcggcattcactcccgggtcaaatgactcagCAGGAGACGCGGGTTTTCATCCACTCTGGCTCCAATCGCCGGTGATGTAAACATGGTGAACCCGGGTGAATGTGTTGATTTGGTAAGACAGCAAGGAGAGAGGTTTTTGGTTCATCTGTGACATTGACCATGATGCaacgggggaaaaaacacacaggcaaactcctctactgcCAATGTAAAGAAGTCAATCGCTACTTTTCTTTCCATGTTTAAAATACCCATGTATACCCGCTAAATTTTGTGTTAAAGAGGTAAACGAGAGGAAAAACTGTTTTGTCCTAAAATTGACTAAAGTAAAAGCGATTTGCCCCTGTGACGCATGTAGGCCAGATTCTCTTCCAAGAGCCAAATCAGAAGCCCAAGTTAGTTTCCAAACTGTGCATAAAACTGATAATGAACACGagtattttaagtatttttatcTGCTTTCCCAGAGAAGGTGAAACACACATCTTAGTGCTGAGGATTTCAAAAGCTTGTTAACTTTATTCTGAGCTGCAGAACTGGaccaaactccacacagacgcTCAGGAAGTAAAAGACAATgtgttatattgtgtgtgtgtgtgtgtgattgttacacaaaaactatgtGCAGCATCTGGAAAGCTATTTTTAGCAACTTCATCCTAAtactcgtttttttttctggattaATTTCACCAATTCacctttacctttttttttttccttccagtCAAGcgacacaggtttttatttcattgttgccTCCTTGATGATTGTAAACACGCCGCACTTTAATAATTGCTGAAAGTGCGCTGAATTGGTAACAGGACGGCAGTGAGAAGACCCTAGCAAcagggagaggatgaagaaagcgtgagagtgggagggagggagaaagatgCAGAACATCAATAAATAATGGCCCCACTGAGGAGGTGGAAATATGGGCCTCGTTATCTTTGCGCCGACGCCTTCATTTGCATGTGAGAAAATGAGGCTGCTactaactcacacacacacacacgcatacacacgcCGGCTACAGTATATATCCTATTTATAGACTCTgtcaagcttttattttttcctattCTCTCTCTCGCACATTTACACTTctattattttccctttttctttcctcctctttggAATTTGTCAGAGCAGTAGGTCTGGTCTGCTGTGTGACTGCGAGGCCGCAGGCATTttgttggattaaaaaaaataaaatgaatgaaaacctCTATTACACAAGAGAGGTTTGCTGAGGACAAACAGCACGATTAGTTTGAGCAATGCCTCGTTTTCCACGTCACAGAGCGTCGCAGTGCTCACAGTCACACAGGGTAACTGCCCAGTATAAGGCAGGTGGAGTTAAGTGCCTTGCACACAGGTGACTTTTCTTAACTTTCCCTGAATCTGCTGAATAtgagtgagtctgtgtgtgttattgtgcatGCACTCCTGAACGTAATTTCAATGCAccacatatttttaaaatggcCTTAATCCAAAAAGGATTTtgctattaaaaataaaaaagagatggaaattaaattaaattaaattaattaaaacgtGGGGGAAATAATCTTAGTTTTTATTGATATGAAAAAgtatcaaattaaaatgtcacttttaaacgattcaaatatttgtattgtttttaactGTATGTTTAACATATTCGTCTGAGAATAACATTTTTCCTGTCACAAATCCACATTATTGTCCTGATCCTACACTtacaaaaacagagattaaagTAGTTCCCCCTCGGGACCCCTTCTGCAGCCAGGAATCACAAACAATTTTGCACCATTTTTTCCCATGAATGAGTTTCACTGAGGCTCTGACCAAACTCATACAAGATCAACAATGTCGCCATCCTCTAGGCAAGGCAGCCTCTTTCACAGAGTTCTTCTCCTGGCTGAAAGAACCACTTATAgttgataaaaaaacactttaaccATAAAAACAGTTCCTGCTGAGCTTATTGGACGATCCAATTTCTTATGTAATGGtcactttgttttaatcagTGTTATGCAAAAAACTTATGGTGGTTTTAGTTGCtattaatttttgtattttctcaaaaCGCATtttacagaaagacagacatatTTTAGACATACTCTTAACTACTAAGATGATATTGTATTGTTAAAGCTGTGGGCAAATTACATGTAAGTGTTAGAATGTTATACCTCTATTATCATATGGGGGGAATTATGTAACAACAACTGCCAACCATTTTGCAATTCATAGTTcctgcatgcatgcatgtctgcatgttttgctgcagctctgtgtgtgtgtgtgtgtgtgtgtgtgtgtgtgtgtgtgtgtgtgtgtgtgtgtgtgtgtgtgtgtgtgtgtgtgtgtgtgtgtgtgtgtgtgtgtgtgtgtctctacgAGCGGGTGTGATGCACATTGGCTCTGTTTCTCGTTATCTAGTCAAGTCAGCATGAATAAAAGCTGAGGGAGCACAGTGATTTAGTAATTAATATTTTACTCTGTCTGCCACTTTGCCACTCAGAGACCGAGAGCAAGAGGCTGGGAGAGAAACGGAGGGAAAAGGGTGAGACAGAGGGTTCAAcacaaagagatgaagagagagtcGACTATAACGACAAAGTGATTCCATGAGCAAACCACAGAGCTAAGCCGGACAGATAGCCAGGGAGATAATGTGATATTGTGTAATCTGCATTGTTTCAGTGGCTGTGGACGGGATGAATTCAGCCGgctgctgcagacagaaagTGTGGCTGTGACAGATCCAGCTGACTCTgtctcactccccccccccctccctctctgcctatGTCAGAGTGTTGTGACAGGCGAGTCGTCGGTGTTGTGGGAGTAGCAGTCTTAAAGTGCTCATTATCCTGTAAGGCTTCATTCTGGGGGGCAAACAAAGGCTGCTGTGAAATTGCAGCCTGTGCCTCCTCTTAGGTCGTACAGTACGCTCCATGCAAACACCCGCACGGCCCATAACTGCTACCTTCAGTTTACCCACTCAGCCCTCGGCAAGACCCAGACAAACACGGAGGCTTGTAGGTAAAATATTGATGATGATAAACACAGGTGCACGTGAATGCAGCACGTTCAGCTGTCGGCTTGATGCTTGGATCTTGAATGAGACCAGGTGACAGTCAAGGGCTGGAAAAAATCTATAAACTAAAGGAGCAACCATTGAAACTCTTAATGATATGTAAACTTTGCAATTAATCCACGTTCCGAACCTCATTAAATCACATATACATTTTCTAGATTTTGATTTTTATCTGGATTTacaccaaaatacacacactcatatatatcagACCGTTAAACATACaagatttttaaattaaaatcaatgaatTACTATCAACGCAAAAAAATGCATTGAAAAAACGCTctcaatgttaaggaaagtgaaaaaatacatCCTGGATCCATCCCTGATCAGGATCCGCACCAAGATGTAAttagttctttcctgacccataccgcatccttccaccaagtttcattgtaatctgtttttgcgtaatcctgctaaagaaataacaaacgcagatgaaaatgCAACTTTCTCGGCGGAGATAACAAATTGTATATAAGGTCCAGTGAATTCAAGAAGATACCAAAACAACCACGAACAGAAGAAAGTGAAACTCTGAGGagggatgtgtttgtgtgtgtgtgtttgtgtgtgtgtgtgtgcctgtaccAGACAAAATATGCAATATTAACAGTTATACAGAGAATACCTTGTGCAGACTGGTGCTCACTGCAAACAAGCatctctcttccctctgcttCTGTTCTTCTGGGCACAGCATGAAATTTTCAGGTTGTTACCACATAACCACGGTTCTCTGAGCAGCATGAAATGtgaaacacagaacaaacactATGGCCGAGAGCGGGCAGGCACCCGTCACTCAGTCGCGCACTTGATCACCGCACTTGAAAGGTGCGAGGGAGAAAACTAACGTTTAGATAGTTTGCCGATGATAGTGTGGCGCTTAAGAGTTTTACATTGTGCTTAAAAGGGGACTATAAATCTTTTCTCTGCTCCGTCTACGGGTGGTGTAAGTGACCGCTGTGTGTCCTCAAGGCCTTGAGAGGGTGCCAAGTTTTGGGAAGCAGCGTTATCAGGCAGGTTGCGCCAACTGCTCCGGCTGCTGTTTGTTCGTCACACAATATGGTTTTGCAATGAGCACAAAAGCTTTGTAGCAGAATGATCatcttccatgtgtgtgtttgcttctgtTTGTCTAATGCTTTTCTTTGGGGGAATTAACCTTTACTGAATGTGTCTTCCTCAGGTAACAGgttctctctcacctccttcGGAGCTCTTTACATCTCTGATGTTCAGAAGGAGGACGCCCTCTCCACATACCGGTGCATCACCAAGCATAAGTACAGCGGCGAGACGCGGCAAAGCAATGGAGCCAGGCTCTCCGTAATGGGTAAGCAGGTTTGCCGTTGTCAGTTCACTCAAGCTGCTCTCATGGTTCGCTTTGTCCTGAGAAGATGTTaatcccatctctctctctctctctagacCCCAACGAGTCCTCGCCCACCATCCTGGACAGCTTCCAAGCAGGGGAGGTGCAGGCAGGCCAGAGCATCGAGCTCCCCTGCACCGCAGGAGGTTACCCCAGCCCCACCGTACGCTGGCTGAAAGATGGTCGCCCCTTGCCCTCAGATGCCCGCTGGACACGGCGTTTGACAGGGCTGACCATCAGTGACCTGAGGCTGGAGGACAGTGGCAGCTATGCCTGTGAGGTCACCAACAGTTTTGGCTCAAAGGAGGTGTCTGGACAGCTTCACGTTATAGGTGtgtgagcacaaacacacacacatacacacacacattcactaaGACACTGATAGACTCCCACACTGTCTCCTCTGTGAATCACCCTGGTggacagacacattcacaaatctctttctttttttggtttgaGGCGCACGTATAAGTCACACCTAGAGTGTGTCTGTAACAAACGTGTGTGAGCTGTATGATGCCCCGTCATATCAGCACTCAAAAAGAGAGACAGGGCAGTAATTCACTGAGACTGAATCCATAACACAGCTGCCAGCACCATTCACcgtcagagagaaagagggtgagGACGACGGAGATAAAGACGAGGGGTCACCGAGGGGCCGGTCAGACATCCAGACAGTGCTGGAATGACATTATCTACAATGTTAGAACAAGATAATAAGTGTGGCGGAGATAAATGTACATTGTGTTATGtatacaaagaaacaaagagcgGAGGAAGgcgagacagagggagagaatagAGGGGCGGTAGGCTTTGCCAGTGGGCACATCATGGCAGCACACTCTGTGACTCTGACAGGGTGAGGGGGGGAGGCACAGCATTGCCCCCCAGCACACACCACCAGCTGCCTTATTGCTCACtgacatttgcacacacacatgtacatactcactctcactctctccctctctctctctctctcacacacacacacacccacacacacacacacacacacacacacacacacacacacacacacacacacacacacacacacacacacacacacaaacacagtggacAGAGATGTGAAGAGATAACTCCAGCTGCTTTTTTAATGAGTGTGTCAAACTGATTGAGTCACCACTGCTGATTGtactctctctttccccccatCTCCATGAACATACTGTGTGTATGAATCCATGTGTCATTTTTAAACCCAGTTTAATGATTTAAGATTCATGTAGAAGGTGTagaaatgtatgtatttttttcaaaaaggtTATTTCTTattaataactattattatgatggattcaaaatttaaaaatttTGCTATATCAaagattgtatttttaaaaaattcctggatcagtCCTCGGACCTGCACCAAAATCCCCAAAAATAGTAATTATCTAAAAAATAatctctttggtggaggtaataattcTATTTGTATAGCAGTATAATAACACAACATGAACTGGTTTACAGTGAAACATAGacacaaaatatacaacacaatagattacatttttcaataagAATTATTTTTGCGAATTGCTCTTTAAACTGAACTGTTTTCTGACCTcgtgtttcctcctctcagatCCACTACGTGTGACCTTATCGCCTAAGAACCTGAAAACAGGCATCAGCAGCACACTGTTTTTCACCTGCACTGTGGAGGGCTCTCCTGAATACGCCATCACCTGGTACAGGAACACAGAGCCCATCAACCCCGACCAGCACATCTCCATCCAGGGGCAACACAACGACACGCTGCAGATCACTGCGGCACAGAAGTTCCACTCCGGGGCCTACCAGTGCTTCGCCTCCCGAAAGGGCCACACTGCTCAGGACTTTTCCATTATACTGCTAGAGGGTAGGTGGACTGAGATGGTCACAAGGAAGTTCAGATTCTGTAAACAGGGCAGGCATTTTATGACAGCACTGTGACAGCACAATGACAGGAAACCATGGTCTTTGTAAGTGAAGctcctgctgttgctgttgtacTTTCTCCGTTCTTTATCTGAATATTTTGATAGATACATATCGGGGCATTTTTCCATAAAACAAATCATTGGGCCTTTCAAGAAATGAAGCAGAGATAGTGTTATAGTGTATATAGTCTATATAATTTATATCCACATTTAGCTTTTCTGTCGCAATTTCTCAATTGTGTCTCTCCATTCCGTCTATTATCCTCTCAGATGGTACTCCTCGTATCGTGTCTTCCTTCAGCGAGCGGGTGGTGAACCCCGGCGAGCCTTTCTCCCTCATGTGCGGGGCCAAAGGAGCCCCACCCCCGGCGATCACCTGGACATTGGACGACGAGCCTGTGGTTCGGGACTCCACCTACAAGACCAGCCAGTACACCCTGTCAGACGGCTTGACCGTGTCGCACGTCAACGTCAGCAGCCCGCTCATCCGGGATGGGGGAGTGTACCGTTGCGTCGCACGCAACTCGGCCGGTAGCGCCGAGTACCAAGCGCGCATAAACGTAAGAGGTGCCTGTCTGCTTTTCAATATAAATGCACTCTAcacctgaaacaaacacacattggcTTAGTGAGAAGAATAGATcacatctatctgtctgtctatctatctatctatctatctatctatctatctatctatctatctatctatctatctatctatctatctatctatctagtaGGGGTGCAACGGATCACATGACCCACGGTTCGGATCAGATCACTTTCTTTAGTCATGGATTGGATCAATTTCCAATTCagcagtttcataatgaaccaaagaAATGTACTCTTCTCAAAATAATATAAGAGATCTCTAAGTTAGTGGTGATTCCTTGTAGAGGGGCCTGCAGCGCTACTTGCCTCATGCTCGCTTGGGCTCTCTCTATCACAGGCACTATCGTCCAcaaagtttttactgtccacACGGACAGTCAGACCTCAAAGTTTCAGCGgcagttgtgtgtgttcaatgcagtgctctctctcacactttcACTCTTTGAGTCTGTTTACCTGCCATTCAGGCTCCGTTGCAAATTTCCACAGTTTGGTCTGCCACGCTTCTCCCATCATCAGTATATTTTCCCGGGAAGCCCAAATGTTTCCATACATGCGACTTAAATGATGCGGGGGGCTTCTCCAATTCTTCTACTTCTCAAGAAGCCGTGGCTTTCAACGTCAACTGCTTTCAACGTCAACTGCTTTGAACATGCGCGGTTCACGTGAACACACAACTCTCATGAACACACcgatattttaatttaactgcaTCTGTGGATGGAAATGTGGAACTTGTATTTGACACTGATATGTAAACTTTGCAATTAATCCACCTTCCAAAACGTGGGGGTTGATCCATGTAGATCACAGATCAACCGTGGTCTGTTACACCATtactatctgtctgtctgtctgtctgtctgtctgtctgtctgtctgtctgtctgtctgtctgtctatatatttatctatctatctatctatctatctatctatctatctatctatctatctaccatctatctatctatctatctatctatctatctatctatctatctatctatctgtctgtctgtctgtctgtctgtctgtctgtctgtctgtctgtctgtttgtctgtctgtctgtatatttatctatctatctatctatctatacagaATCACTTGTATACACAGAATATCTGGTTAGGCTGATAATCAACAAATATCCTCAGTCAGATTTGAGTAAAGGGAGCACAACTAACCTCCCTCTCCACCTGTCAACTTGCCCCAATCACTCTCTCCCTCAACCTTTATCTCTTCACCTCCTGTCTCCGTGGCTGCTCCCTTACTCTGCCATGACCTTCCTCGCCTCATCTGCCCCTCTCTCCgactctctgtgtctctctctctctgtctccttccccctccacccccccctctcttccctgTGTCTCCAGGTCCACCTCGAATCAGACCCATGCGGGACATCACCGCAGTGGCGGGCAGGAACACCTACATAACGTGCCGCGTGATTGGCTACCCGTATTATTCCATCAAGTGGCTGAAGGACGGCATGCAGCTGCCCGATAATCACCGTCAAGTGGTGTTCGAGAACGGCACCCTGAGGCTGACGGACGTGCAGAAGGGCGCCGACGAGGGCACCTACTTGTGCAGCGTCCTGATCCAGCCCCAGGTGTCGATCAACCAGACCGTCCACGTAACTGTCAAAGGTAAAAGGAGAATGGATTCAAATGGATAGAAATCACCCAAGCTGCAGGAGTGGCTGTAGTATTCCTGCTTTAATAggccaaaacacaaaatgtcttCAGGAGGAATACTGGAATCATCAACACTGAGTTCTTTGCCTTACACTGGTCATGTTGGTAAAAGCATAACCATCGAGGGTCCAGTTTacagatgcaaaaaaagatTTCTAGATATCAACATATCCGGTCACTACGATTTGGAGACACCGGTGTTCAAAGTTGTCGACTGCAGCTTAACACTAATTATTTTTGACGGACTCAGATGTTGATTTATGGCAGATTCAagtttcactttgtgtgtgttttttatttcgtCTGTGAGTCGGGTCACGATGGTAGCAGGGCAGCTGCAGAGGTGTTTAAGggagtgtgcatgtgcttgcatgtgagtgtgtctctgaTTTAATtagatgaataataatgaagcCTAGATTAAATCCCCCAGATGTCTCAGCTGTAGTACCCCCCACCCCAACCTTCATTACTATGGCAACGGAATGACTTCCTCCTGCCAATTGGACTCTAACCAGAGCAGCTATTATGGGTACAGGAGATGGGGGGGctgaagagggggagaagaggagagggtcCCACTGGCCAATgaccttctctctgtttctccctctcgcAGCGTCGCTCCAGATGGCCGCGCTGTCACTCTTCCACGTCTATCGCTTCCTGTGTTTCACTGACTCGCtgcactcttcctctctcccccaccagTGCCGCCGCTCATCCAGCCCTTTGATATCCCCTCTACCTCAGTGGGGAAGCTCATGTACATCGCCT
The Hippoglossus stenolepis isolate QCI-W04-F060 chromosome 15, HSTE1.2, whole genome shotgun sequence DNA segment above includes these coding regions:
- the LOC118122699 gene encoding Down syndrome cell adhesion molecule-like protein 1 homolog isoform X4 produces the protein MWLVTLLLLYSLQEVHSEDVGSTRLYFVNASLQRVTYSSSVGVSLPCPAGGTPSAILRWYLATGDDIYDVPHIRHVHANGTLQLYPFSPSAYNSYIHDNDYFCTAENQAGKIRSPNIRIKAVFREPYTVRVADQRSMRSNVAVFKCLIPVAVQEYVSVVSWERDTVSIVPGNRFSLTSFGALYISDVQKEDALSTYRCITKHKYSGETRQSNGARLSVMDPNESSPTILDSFQAGEVQAGQSIELPCTAGGYPSPTVRWLKDGRPLPSDARWTRRLTGLTISDLRLEDSGSYACEVTNSFGSKEVSGQLHVIDPLRVTLSPKNLKTGISSTLFFTCTVEGSPEYAITWYRNTEPINPDQHISIQGQHNDTLQITAAQKFHSGAYQCFASRKGHTAQDFSIILLEDGTPRIVSSFSERVVNPGEPFSLMCGAKGAPPPAITWTLDDEPVVRDSTYKTSQYTLSDGLTVSHVNVSSPLIRDGGVYRCVARNSAGSAEYQARINVHLESDPCGTSPQWRAGTPT